The genomic stretch ttgactgaccttcatgtcttaaagtaatgatggaccgtcgtttctctttgcttatatgatctgttcttgccataatatggacttggtcttttaccaaaaagggttatcttctgtaaaccacccctaccttgtcctaacacaactgattgtctcaaacacattaagaaagaaagaaattccacaaatgtacttttaacaaggcacacctgttaattgaaatgcattccgggtgactacctcatgaagctggttgagagaatgccaagagtgtgcaagctgtcatcaaggcaaagggtggctactttaaagaatctcaaatataaaatatattttgatttgtttaacccttttttggttagtacatgattccatatgtgtaatttcatagttttgatgtcttcactattattatacaatgtagaaacgagtaataataaagaaaaacctggaatgagcaggtgcgtccaaacttttgactggcacagTACATCATACAAAAAGCAACATTGTGTAGAGTGCGATATGTGAAATCCCAGGGCCATTATGTATGAAACAATTTCAACATAGTATCAAATAATAGGCTGTATCCAATACTTGCTGGTGAAAAAAACAAAAGTAAAAAGAGACAAAAGCGAGACTTAAGAAggagaagcatagaaatagcacccCTGCAAACCAAAATTTGATGTTAGGACATCCCCGGGAACTTCACGAAATGGTTTCCTAAAGTGGTCAGGACGTTGTGCCATGGTTCCCTGGAGGTTTTTTCTAGTTCTCGGTTTGTTCCAGCGACATCCCCAAGTACGTTATTAGGACATTCTCAGAACATTGTGTCATGATCCCCTGGAGTTTTTTTAAATCTAGTTCTTGGTTTGTTCCAGCGACATCCCCAAGGACATTTTGTGAGAGAATGTCCTAAAAAGGTACTGAATGTTACCATGGGACCATCATGCGATGTCCCCTTGACCACCATGAAACTTCCGCTTGTGGTCATTGAATGTACCATGGATAACGTCCTATCAGAAGCAAATAGGAACCTTTTCATAAGGTTCCCTAATGGACATCAAaataccttattttaaaattATACCTTGACCAAACAGGGACCTGTACTGAATGTCTTCTTATGATCCTTAGTAAAAACATGATGTCTTAATATTCCTAAATCATTTTCAGAACGTTTCAGAAAATCTTTAAAGGGACCCAAAGGAAATGTTGCCTAATGTCCTTAGACATCCCCTGTTTGCTGGggcatagaacagatctaccacttatCAGACTTGCTTCCAataagaatgacagatctataactcacacttctatgtgaatttggtgaGGTCATCCACAAAGCTACATAATGGACCTTAAACAATAAAAAGAATGCACAAATGCCCCTATTACTTTGATTGATTGTTAGATGGTGGTGGCTAAAGCTAGCTGACATTTGTGGCTGTTTAAAGAAAACTAAACAGTGGATTACAGTTCCTCCTGGTCAGGGTGACAAACCATCTAAAATCAAGTTGTAAACtactgaacttcccctttaatcTCTTGAAGACAAATTACCTTGTAATATTTTGTAAAATTGCAAAGCCCAAGTGGACAACATCCCACAAGCCATGTTTGTTACTTTCCTCATTAGCTTCTACTGGGAATTTGTGTCAATGGAGTCATGACCTACATGTTTACATCTTGACTGACATATTCGTCATCACATTGTGGGTTTTGTTGTAAATAAAAGGCTGTGATGTTGTTTCTGTAGTAAGTCTGGAGGGGTGGGATAGAACACAGGAATCATCTTGGAACACTGAAGACACTGAAGAAAACTGTAGAAAACCTACTTGCTTATGTTAGTGCTTAACTTCAACTCTTCATGTCCAGGACAGTTATTATTTTGCTATCTAGTGTGGAATTGAGTGATTCATATATATAATTTAATGTGTTTTGGTGTATGAAATGTCCATACATACAATCTTATTTGGGTATTGTTGTCTAGTTATCTGGCTATCAAGTAAGGATATTAACTTACTTAGGTCAGCTGTTTGCAGAATATAGCTATTTAGCTAAATAGCTGAGATCACTTGTGTCATAtaaaccttccataacaatgTATAGCTttctttgctagctagctacatctcgTCTGACTGCTGAAAGCTATACAGCTACCAGCTGGAGCTGGATAGAAGCTAACCCCGAAAAGCCCCATATCTCAGCTGTTTTCCAAATGAACTGGCAGGGCAGCTGCCCCACAGTCTGCCCCTTTAAGAAAACGGTTTATCTGCTACTGCTACCACAAAATCAGTAGATGCTTTTAAAGTTTGTGTTTTGAAACTGATTCCCCAAGTTGTACGACTAATCTTTTCAAATTCTCCTCTCAAGATTCTGAGCTACTCCCTGACTGACGAATGGAGAACCACACGTACCCTAACCACGTTCTCCTCCTGGAGGGTTTAAAGGTCACACAACAGTCCACGTACCCTgccttcatcctcttcctcattaTCTACATCTTCACAATGGTAGCCAACATCGGACTCATATCATTGATCTCCATGGAGAGGAGCCTGCACCAGCCCATGTACATCCTCTTCTGCAACCTGCCTCTTAATGACATAGTTGGTGCTACAGTGATGATACCTCGTCTGTTATGGGACATTTTGACCACAGCTCCTGAGCGATATATCACTTACACGGAGTGTGTCATTCAGGCTTTCTATACTCATGTTTATGCTACATCATCAcacaccgttctcatgatcatggCCTTTGACAGGTATGTGGCCATCTGCAACCCCCTGCGGTACGCTACCATCATGACAAACAAAATGGTTATCAGGTTGTCTATGTCTGCCTGGGGGGTGGCCATAGTCTTAGTGGGGATTTTGCTGGGCCTCACCATCCGCCTGTCACGCTGCAGGTCTAACATATTTAACCCTTACTGCGACAACGCCTCCTTATTCAAGCTCTCCTGTGAGAGTGTGCTTATAAATAACATATATGGCTTAATCTTTACTGTTGTGCTGTTTGTCTCGTCCATAGGCAGCATCAGTCTCACCTATCTCAATATAGCCATTGTGTGTCTGAGCAGTAAAAACAGCTCTTTAAACAGCAAGGCCCTGACAACCTGCAGCACACACTTACTGGTCTATCTCATTGTGCTGGGATGTGGGTTTACCATTATCGTCCTCCACCGCTTCCCAGCCTTTGCAGACCTGCGCAAAGTGAGCAGTGTTCTGGGTAGTGTGGTCCCTACTTGTCTCAACCCCATAATATATGGTTTACAGACTAAAGAGATTAAACAGAGGATCTTTAGAGTGTTTCACAGAGCCAAGGTGGCTGCATGATGTGTTAATCTGACAGGAAAATAAATGATATATCATATGATGAGAACTGTGTGTGGCATTCATGAAACAAGGGTGGGGTGTCTTCTCAGCCACCAGCTGAGGGACCAGTTCTCCTGAATTGGATGCTAAAATTAATTGAAAACCATGATTTCTACAGTGATATTCCAcattaaaaatatgttttaaaatgtataacATACAGCCACCCGTGTATGTGTTAGTACTACTGAAAAATGTCCTCATTCCTGCACTAAAGCAAATATAAAACTAGGAAGAGCTCTATGTGGTTTTCAAATGGACATTTATTTTTATCTGGTGCAAGGTTTTTGGGGAGTGTTCCATGAATCATTTATAGATTAAATGTCCACATGCAAACCATCAAACACGAGTATTACTTTCAATTATTCCATCAAGAGGTCTTTCTTGTTGCGCAAagttttattttaatttgtgACGCTTACAGAAAAGGCAGAGGCACAAAAATGAAATGTGTGGATACTTTATTTTACAGTGTGCTATTTCCCTGATATTTAGAAAGAACATTATCTGATTGTAGGTACACAAGAAATCACTAATCAATGATTACTCTTTGGTTTCTTTTAGATGAATTCAAAACATGTATCATTACAAAACATATAGTACTCTATCTGGTAGTCTGTACAATGCAAATTAACAGGAATGTACAGttgttattatttttgtgttCCTTATCAATAAactattaaatcaaatgtatacAGTTGTGCAATATACATCATGAACCAAATGGTGAACAATAATGTTGTTCGGTTTAGTTTCTAAGAGCGTTAAACATTTCGTTTTTCTGCCTTCCGAAAAACAATCAATAATTGGAAGTAGTGACTAGGTATTATTTTGGAATCTGAAAATGATTACTCTTTTTAGCCCATACTAAACTATTTTAAAAGTAGAGGCACAGGAGAGGAGCACTTCTTTGGTTTATATTTAATAAATGAGGTGCTCTTTGATCAAgggatactatatatatatatatatatatatatatatatatataaaaagttgGTGCTGGATAGTAAACAATGCCAGGAAAGCCTTTGTGCAAACACACTTCAAGAATGAATCAAGACTCTCTCATTTagtgtaaaaaatgtaaaagcctTTGTTGTTTTAAGGCTTATGTATGGCAAGAATAAAAAAACACAGCGCTGCGGCTACAACAGCCTTCATCCTGGTGACAAAGAATATTGTTGAACAAACAGGTGTATATCCCAacttttacatatatatatatttatatatatatatatataaaaaatagaaaaaaataatacatatatattattttatttaatctttatttaactaggcaagtcagttaagaacaaattcttatttacaatgacggcctacatttaaaatgtaaagGCAACATCAACAAAAATTGGggaaaaaacacattcaaaatacagagataaacaaaacaaacattgcaTAACGAGAATGCAACACCTCAAAAGAAATGCAAAATCATAAAAGAAAAATACATACTATGTACACATGAGTTCATGTTACCAAACTTAAATAAGAATGGAGAACAAAACATTGAGAAGAAAAAGAAAATCACATATATCTTACAGGAAGGGAGAATAAAACATTTCCCAATTTAGACCCTGCAATACTGTTGATTTAATTTAAAGATCCAGAACGTTTCATGTTGTAGGAGACGTTTGTGATGGCCATTGTTTTCAGAGAGTTTGGGCTGCCATGGCCAGCATGTCTGTAATGTTTAGCCTTCGGAAACTTATCGTTAGCAGTTCAGTTCTTATAGCATAAGCATGTTCAGACACCATGTCCTTGAGCCTTCTCTTAGTACGTCCTATGTAAAATAACCCACATGGGGCTATAAATAATCCAGCCTGTACACCATATACAGTAGGTAGTGTAGCAGTAGCAGTTGCACTTGGTATTTGTTTTTACGATATGATGGCAGTGATTGCAGTTACCACACGGTCTGCGCATATTTATAAACAGCTAGTGCACGACATCTAAGGAAGTCTatagattttgctcacctgaagtagagtatattgtgataaattgcaggccacactacttgcctagagtcTTTTCAGTTATACTTTTcctggctgtttatttaccaccacaaacagatgctggcactaagaccgcactcagtcagctgtataaggaataagcaaacaggaaaccactcacccagaggcggcgctcctagtggccggagattttaatgcagggaaacttaaaatcagttctaccaaatctctatcaatatgttaaatgtgcaaccagagggaaaaaaattctagatcacctgtactccacacacagagacgcgtacaaagctcaccctcgccctccatttggtaaatccgaccacaactctatcctcctgattcctgcttacaagcaaaaattaaagcaggaagcaccagtgactcggtcaataaaaaagtggtcatatgaagcagatgctaaactacaggactgttttgctatcacagactggaacctgttctgggattcttccgatgacattgaggaatacaccacatcagtcactggctttattaataagtgcatcaaggatgtcgtccccacagtgactgtacgtacataccccaaccagaagccatggattacaggcaacattcgcactgagctaaagggtagagctgccgctttcaaggagcgggactctaacccagaagcttacaagaaattcCGCTATgtcctgcgacgaaccatcaaacaggcaaagcgtcaatacagggctaagattgaatcatactacaccggctccgacgctcgtcagatgtggcagggcttgcaaactattacagactacaaagtgaagcacagtcgcgagctgcccagtgacacgagactaccagacaagctaaatcacttctatgcttgcttcgaggcaagcaacactgaggcatgcatgagagcatcagctgttccgggcgactgtgtgatcacgctctccgtagccgacgtgagtgacttttaaacaggtcaacatacacaaggatgcggggccagacggaataccaggatgtgtgctctgggcatgtgctgaccaactggcagctgtcttcactgacattttcaacatgtccctgattgagtctgtaataccaatatgtttcaagcagatcaccatagtccctgtgcccaggaacacaaaggcaacctgcctaaatgactacatacccgtagcactcacgtctgtagccatgaagtgctttgaaaggctggtaatggctgtCATCAACACCATtctcccagaaaccctagacccactccaatttgcataccgcccaaacagattatgccatctctattacactccacactgccctttcccacctggacaaaaggaacacctatgtgagaatgctgttcattgaccacagctcagcgttcaacaccatagtaacctcaaagctcatcactaagctaaggatcctgggactaaacacctccctctgcaactggatcctggacttcctgtcgggccgcccccaggtggtgagggcaggtagcaacacatctgccacgctgatcctcaacacgggagctccccaggggtgcgtgctcagtcccctcctgtactcactgttcacctacgactgcatggccaggcacgactccaacaccatcattaagtttgcagacgacacaatagtgatgatcactgacaacgacgagacagcctatagtgaggaggtcagagacctggctgggtggtgccagaataacaacctatccctcaacttaACCAAGACtacagagatgattgtggactacaggaaaaggatcaCCGAACACGCCACCATTCTCATGGCAAGGAAACTAAAaggacttggcatgggtcctgagatcctcaaaaggttctacagctgcaacatcgagagcatcctgaccggttgcatcactgcctggtacggcaattgctcggcctccgaccgcaaggcacttcagagggtagtgcgtccggcccagtacgtcactggggcaaagctgcctgccatccaggacctctacaccaggcagtgtcagaggaaggccctaaaaatggtcaaagaccgcagccaccccagtcatagactgttctctctactaccgcatggcaagtggtaccggagtgccaagtctaggtcataaaggcttctcaacagtttttacccccaagcaataagactcctgaacaggtaaccaaatggttaccccgactatttgcattgtgtaccccccaacccctcttttatgctgctgctactctctgttaatcatatatacatagtcactttaactatacattcatgtacatactacctcaattggcccgaccaaccagtgctcctgcccattggctaaccgggctatctgcattgtgtcccacccaccacccggcaacccctctttacgctactgctactctctgttcaacatatatgcatagtcactttaaccagtcctacatgtacatactacctcaataagcctgactaaccggtgtctgtataaaggcttgctactgttattttcaaatgtctttttactgttcttttatttctttacttacctacacacacacgcacacacatacctttttttctcactattggttagagcctgtaagtaagcatttcactgtaaggttgttgtattcggcacgtgacaaataaattgATTTGAAGTTATTCTCCCATCCTGTAAGATGTGGTTTATTTTTTGTTCTCAATTTTTTTGGttttctgtatctctgtatcttgAATGTGTTTTTTCCCAATTCTATTGCATATGGTAATGAACTGAGTCACTTCCTGTGAGAGTTGGCATATACACCTGTTTCTCCACCAATACTCTTTATTACCCTGATGAAGGCTGTTGTAGCCGCAACGCGTCTGTGGTCTTTTCCATGCATAATCCGTAAAACAATACAGGCttttgaatttgaaatgattaAATGATAGTTAAATCATTAAATGATAGTGCCTTGATTACTTCTGGAAGTTTGTTTGCACAAAGGCTTTTCTGGCATTGTTTACTATCCAGcatcaacatatttttttctttagTATTTTAAAAGTAGACTGTATTGAGTGTTTTGCGGTCAGGAGAATTTGCTTACTATTTTGTGGCCAGGACAGCGTGTTGAGTTTTCTGCAGCCCTGTGATAGCCTTTCTCAGCTCCTTGTTCCTCAGGCTGTAGATAATCGGGTTCATGAAAGGAGTCAGAGCTGAGTACAGCACTGACACGATGATACACACctacaacattaacacaacattaAGACAACCGCAATGTGACCATGATACCTCCCCGCCCCCAAAAAATAGAATAAATGCAAAGTTACACATTGCATACAACAATGATACGCACCTACAACATCAACACAATGTTATCCAACCTTATCACAACATTATTAACAGCACGACCTGGATCATATTTACCCATAAGCATTTACACAGCATTATTAGGAAGGGTTGGGggcaattccatttaaattccagtcaattcaggaagtactcTGAAATTCCAATTCTTGCCCATGCTTTTCAATAAGGAAAAAATCATTCAAATTGGAATTTGGATGAATACATTTCTGAATTGAATGGAATTTAAAttaaattgaccccaaccctgttatTAGGATTATCACAGCCCTGCCACCATGACACAGACCTCTCTCAACCAACAACGACTGAAGAGCATCAGTACAATATGCGACACACAATTAATACAACACTACCATCTCCTGGTGGGAACGCATTTTACATACTGGTAGACATTAACAGTGAAAGGACACAAATCAGAGGACATGGGTAACCAGAGTAATGGCACAAATATCAGACAAACTCTTCAGCTGGTGATTGTAGAATTCACAGTGTTGACTGAAGGATGTCTGATGGCAGAGTTAAACAGacatgggaagagagggagggggagggggagaatgaagaggagggtcacCTCTGGAGAGAAGTTTCCCACAAGGTAGGAGTCGCTGGGCGGCGCCCATTTTAGCTATCGCCACACCGATGAGGATGTAGGTAGTAATGATGAGCATGCCGTGGTGAGCAGCGCTACAAGGGCAAAAGACCGCGACATGATACTATCCACCAGCCGAAGATGGGTCGGACAAGCAGTGGCGCACCACGTTGTGTTTGCAAAACAAAAGCCGCATTGCAATGGCAGTGGCCGAGAGGGTGCAGATGGCGTCTAAGGTCCACGCCCCGATGATGAGGGGCAGGCGGACGGGTTGGGTCTTCACAGCGGTGTAGAGGAGATGATTACAGATGGCCACATAGCAGTCGTAGGCCATGACGGTCAGCAGGGCGTGGTTGTTGACGGCCATCTGGATGAAGCAGTACATCTGGAGGAAGCAGCCGGGGACGGAAACAGTCTTGACCTCAGTCAGGAAGCCTGACAACATGTTGGGGACAGTGACTGTGGTGTAGACCATTTCCATGAAGGACAGGTTGTGGAGGAAGAAGTACACGGGGGAGCCCAGCTTCGGGTTGGTCTGCAGCTGTAGgatgagataaagagagggattAAACTGTGATGTAATAGATAGGCGCAGCAGGGACTTTTTACTGACAATGTGACTCGTCCAGGGAAGAATCTGGGTTCAAGAGTCCTGACTCCTGGGGAGTATAGTGTAGTCTACAGGCCCTCAGTGAGCAGACCTGAAGGAAACCTTTTGATCACTTACACTTACTACAACACTTGTTCTCTTTTATAACATAATGTTTTTTtctcacatgctttgtaaacaacaggtgtagactaagagtgaaatgcttacttacaggcccttcccaacaatgcagagagaaaaagagaaatagtagaaaaaatataaaataataataaaaacacaaggaataaatagacaatgagtaacgataacttggcaatatacacagggtaccagtaccgagttgatgtaCAGGGGTGTGCGTGTACAGTGTACAATACCAGATGATCATGCTGTTTCCTCGTAGGATGATGGAATAGGCCTGCAGGAAGATGACAAACAGAACCATTCTGTTTTCCACCAGGCCCTGGATGATGAAGAAGATGACAGGGCTGGGCCGGGTGCTGTTCATACCGCTGGGCCAGTGAGCCTGAATGGAACTTAGACAAACCGAGTGCCGACAGAGAAAGACATTGATACCGTGTACACAGTGGTGGAATAAGTACCCAAttgccatacttgagtaaaagtaaagataccttaatagaaaatgactcaagtaaaagtgaaagtcactcagtaaaatactacttgagaaaagtctaaaagtatttgattttaaatatacttaagtataaaaagtacATTGCTAAATTATactttagtgagtccgccagatcagagccaGTGGGGatcaccagggatgttctcttgataagtctgtgaattggaccatttccctACGctcctaagcattcaaaatgtaatgagtacttttgggtgtcagggaaaatgtatggagtaaaaagtgcatgattttctttaggaatgtattgaagtaaaagtaaaagttgtcaaaaatataaatagtaaagtacagatactcaaaacaactacttaagtagtattttaaagtatttttacttaagtactttacaccactgtgtgtaCACATAGAAGAAGAACATTCTGACAAACATGGTTTAGTACAGTTATATTTTGGTTACTAAAGTAGTTACATTAATACATGATGTAAGAATAATTGTAATGAAAAGTGTTGCCcacagaagaaaaaaatacaaaataaaatcttattattttttattcttgACCTTCCTATGTTCATATCAGAATGGGGAAATCTAAATGCAATGTGATAACAATAACTTAATAATTTGTAGTAAGTGGTAGTCAATTATCTTTTGTGAACAATTCCAGCCAAAAGCTTGAacactgaattcaaaatgtagtAATATGTTGAAATCTGATTATTATAACATAAAAGTTTGCTAACATAACACACTATTACACTTAATGCTAATTTATAAAACAGTTCTCTAAGCTCTCTATACATATTCACTTAGGGGCTGATTCCGACCTGAGTTAAGCGGGTGTAAATGGAACG from Oncorhynchus tshawytscha isolate Ot180627B linkage group LG09, Otsh_v2.0, whole genome shotgun sequence encodes the following:
- the LOC112259351 gene encoding olfactory receptor 146-like gives rise to the protein MENHTYPNHVLLLEGLKVTQQSTYPAFILFLIIYIFTMVANIGLISLISMERSLHQPMYILFCNLPLNDIVGATVMIPRLLWDILTTAPERYITYTECVIQAFYTHVYATSSHTVLMIMAFDRYVAICNPLRYATIMTNKMVIRLSMSAWGVAIVLVGILLGLTIRLSRCRSNIFNPYCDNASLFKLSCESVLINNIYGLIFTVVLFVSSIGSISLTYLNIAIVCLSSKNSSLNSKALTTCSTHLLVYLIVLGCGFTIIVLHRFPAFADLRKVSSVLGSVVPTCLNPIIYGLQTKEIKQRIFRVFHRAKVAA